One window from the genome of Cryptomeria japonica chromosome 6, Sugi_1.0, whole genome shotgun sequence encodes:
- the LOC131035144 gene encoding multicopper oxidase LPR1 yields the protein MKKLKNNYSMRQARGTTQYVLMSTVKMKIRKSIFAVLPLLCCMVLVSSDTSEDALHALAASLEMFVDELPDMPKLKGYVTSKGGGLSPGHLRIGMFQTKWKFHRDLPASTVFAYGVSKESASVPGPTIEVMQGIDTMVTWENHLPSKHILPWDPTLMVASPKQGGIPTVVHLHGGIHEPQSDGHPLAWFTADFKEKGPAWKKPEYHYNNLQSPGNLWYHDHALGFTRINLLTGLVGAYVIRNPTLETPLNLPSDPEYDRHILIFDRSFATDGSIYLNSTGNNPSIHPQWQPEYFGDAIIANGKAWPYMKVKRRKYRFRIVNGSNARFYRLALSNGLNMTHIGSDSAYLSKPVTVKEYLLGPSEIADLIIDFSASSTNTAILTNSAEYPYPSGDPVDDLNSKIMKFLIQDNTDPSVEQDRSQIPKKLLHFRRPRKDLVVHARYIALYEYQSSTGEPTHLLVNGLPFNAPATETPKQGSREVWNVINLTEDNHPLHIHLAVFFVVQQIEITDLEKFKSCMEQKNDAVKCEIKKHAKGKTMAVAAPDRGWKNVFKMEPGYMTTIVVDFSLLGSKGSYPFNASDEPGYVYHCHILDHEDNEMMRPLKLH from the exons ATGAAGAAACTAAAGAATAATTACAGCATGAGGCAGGCACGCGGCACTACCCAATATGTCTTAATG AGCACTGTGAAGATGAAGATAAGAAAGAGTATATTTGCTGTATTGCCATTGTTGTGCTGCATGGTGTTGGTTAGTTCAGATACAAGTGAAGATGCTTTACATGCCTTGGCGGCTTCTCTTGAGATGTTTGTTGATGAGCTCCCTGACATGCCCAAGCTGAAGGGCTATGTGACCTCCAAGGGTGGAGGTTTGAGTCCTGGTCATCTCCGAATTGGAATGTTCCAGACTAAATGG AAATTTCACAGGGATCTACCAGCAAGTACCGTGTTTGCATATGGAGTGTCAAAGGAAAGTGCAAGTGTGCCTGGTCCAACCATTGAAGTTATGCAAGGCATCGATACAATGGTGACCTGGGAAAACCATCTGCCATCAAAGCATATTCTTCCATGGGATCCCACGCTAATGGTAGCAAGTCCTAAACAGGGGGGAATCCCCACTGTGGTTCACCTGCATGGTGGAATTCATGAGCCACAATCTGATGGGCACCCACTTGCCTGGTTTACAGCGGACTTTAAGGAGAAAGGGCCGGCCTGGAAGAAGCCCGAATACCACTACAACAATCTCCAGTCTCCAGGCAACTTGTGGTATCATGACCATGCCTTGGGCTTCACCAGAATCAATCTCCTCACTGGTCTTGTGGGTGCCTATGTTATTCGCAATCCCACTTTAGAGACGCCACTGAATCTTCCATCTGACCCTGAGTATGATCGCCATATTCTCATCTTTGACAGGAGCTTCGCAACTGATGGTTCAATTTACTTGAACTCCACCGGCAACAATCCTTCCATTCATCCTCAATGGCAG CCAGAGTACTTTGGAGATGCCATTATAGCGAACGGAAAGGCCTGGCCTTACATGAAGGTGAAGAGGAGAAAATACAGGTTCAGAATTGTGAATGGCAGCAACGCTCGCTTCTACAGATTAGCCTTAAGCAACGGCCTAAACATGACCCACATAGGCTCCGACTCTGCATATCTCTCAAAGCCCGTGACAGTGAAAGAATACTTGCTTGGCCCCTCTGAGATTGCAGACCTAATCATCGACTTCAGCGCTTCATCCACAAACACAGCCATCCTAACCAACAGTGCAGAATACCCATATCCCTCAGGGGACCCTGTCGATGATCTCAATAGCAAAATCATGAAATTTCTCATCCAAGACAACACAGACCCATCTGTCGAGCAGGATCGAAGTCAAATCCCCAAAAAGCTGCTTCATTTCCGTCGACCCAGAAAGGATCTGGTGGTCCATGCAAGGTACATTGCCTTGTATGAGTACCAATCTTCTACTGGAGAGCCCACCCATTTGCTCGTTAATGGCTTACCGTTCAATGCCCCTGCGACTGAGACGCCCAAACAGGGGAGCAGGGAAGTCTGGAATGTTATCAATCTTACGGAAGACAATCATCCCCTGCATATCCATCTCGCCGTATTCTTCGTTGTTCAACAGATAGAGATCACAGATTTGGAGAAGTTCAAGAGTTGCATGGAGCAGAAAAACGATGCAGTGAAATGCGAGATAAAGAAGCATGCAAAGGGGAAAACAATGGCGGTTGCTGCTCCAGATAGAGGGTGGAAGAATGTGTTCAAAATGGAGCCTGGGTATATGACAACCATTGTTGTGGATTTCTCCTTGTTGGGTTCTAAGGGTTCATATCCCTTCAATGCTAGTGATGAGCCTGGTTATGTCTACCATTGCCAT ATCTTAGATCACGAAGATAATGAGATGATGAGACCTCTCAAACTCCATTAA